Below is a window of Mucilaginibacter ginkgonis DNA.
ACAAAAAAGCTTTCAATGCTTTTGAAATAATGATGGTAGCTGACCCGGAAGGCAACATAGTTGCTGAACTGGCAATAGACGAAGTTCATTTTATTGTGGCTGATGAGGCCCCTGATTATGGCAACTACAGTCCGGAAAGTTTAAGCGGCACAACAATACGCATGGGTCTAGAAGTTGATGACCCGGATGGTGTTGCCGCGCAGGCGGTAGCATCAGGAGCACAGGAAGTTTACCCTGTTGCTGATCAAAGCTATGGATACCGTTTGGGCTGCATTGAAGATCCTTTCGGCCACAGGTGGGAAATATTTAAGAAATTACAGTAGTCCATTCAACAGGATCAGGCTGACATAATTGATCAGTTTTAATTCCACCGGGGAGGATGTGCGGTGGGAACTGTGGTGGCTGAGGTAAGTTCTCG
It encodes the following:
- a CDS encoding VOC family protein, coding for MSTRLLPTLSVRRGKEAVDFYKKAFNAFEIMMVADPEGNIVAELAIDEVHFIVADEAPDYGNYSPESLSGTTIRMGLEVDDPDGVAAQAVASGAQEVYPVADQSYGYRLGCIEDPFGHRWEIFKKLQ